Within Chiloscyllium punctatum isolate Juve2018m chromosome 20, sChiPun1.3, whole genome shotgun sequence, the genomic segment ATGGAATCACTAATGGTTATTTGTGAAAACAAGAAACCCCTgattggttcattaatgtccattAAGGTGGGAATTCTGCtctccttacctagtctggcctacatgttagTCCAGATCCAGAATCATGTTACTGACCTTTAAGTGAACTCTGGACAACTAGAAATGCACAACAAATTCTGCTGTAACAAGAAATCCCATATTCTAAGAACAGATCAAGAGATCTGTCCCATTTTCTTTTTTTTGATCATGTATTTTAAAACTTATTTCTATCCACATTAAATGCACTTTATACACGTCATAAATGTTCAAGGTTGTTAAAAAGAACACAAAAAAATGTTCTTTTTCCTTGAGTCCATTATCTACACCCGCCTCTGTTGGAAAGTGAGAAAAGTGATTGACTACAGTGCCTCCATGTGACTCAGAGAATTAAAGCATTGAGCCAAGAAAGGATACACGTACAAAGTGCTGGGAAGTTCTACTGGCATTCCCTAAACTTAAATACATAGGAGACGTTGACTTTGTTCCACAAACTCTAAATAGCTAAATGTAACCGacttggaaagaattctgagtgCATACATAACTGCACAGGTGCAAATCACTTCCCTTCAGGCACGTTCTGTAAATCAGATTGTAACTTTATAAGAATCAGGTCTCAGTGCGGTAGTTCTGATTAATTTGTATTGAAGTTGTTTTGAGCATTATATCACTGTAAATTAATCAAATGGTCTGGTCTGGTAGCAAAAGCAATGTGTGATGATGTCTGACACCATCTCGATTATCATTTCATCTTACCACAAATTACTTGACTCTTTAATTCCAACTCAAATCTTACCTGTAGCCTACTTTCAAATATTCACTTGAAACCTAATGTTTATGAAACTTTGGTGACTCTCAAATAATTACACTTTTATTACGCAGTGTGTTTTTTTATGATACAAGTCCTTAGCATACCGCTGGCCTTGGATTCCGCTTGAACAATTCTCTGATTGTTTCAGAATTATTTTCTGAAGTTAGGAGGTGGGTCATCATTGCCACAGTTCATTACAGTTTTTTGGGTATCGAATTGATTATTTATCATTTATCCTGATTGCTTTTGTTGAACTGGAAACAATTATATTACATTATGCTCATGTtgtcatgatttaataaacttaAGAAAACGCCATGTTCTCCATACTCATCGTGATCTTAGTTATGCACGATTTGTTGGTGATTTTACATGAGACAATCAACTTACAAGCTAAGAATGATGATTGACATATTTTATGGCCAAACATTTTTTTGCTGTCATGCAGGGGTTTCAATTCTGCTCAGTCGTATTGGATATTGTTTCATGCCTCTCCTTGTGAAAAAAGAGCCAGAGAATAGGAATATCGTAGGAAAGGGATggttaaattggaaagagtgcagagaaaaTTTACTAGGATTCTGCCAGGACTAGTAGGCCTGAGTTAGAGGAAGAGGTTGGCCAGGACAGGAATTTATTCCTTCGAACAtaagagaatgaggggtgaccttattggggtgtacaaaatcataagaggcatagGTAGGATTAATACAAATAGTCTTTTCCCCTGGGATGGtgaattgaaaactagagggcttgTGTTTAACGTGAgcagatattttaaaaatatctgaAGGGCAAATTCTTCACGCAGAGAATGGAATATAGatgaaatgggctgccagagaaattggTTGAGGCAGGTTCAATACCAACATTTgcaaaaatacatttggataggaACAGGGAtcggaatggtttagagggatatggacaataCGCGGGTaattggaactagctgagtgggtaccatggtcagcatggaccaatttgggccagagggcctgtttccatgctgaattaCTCTATGACTTTAATACCAAACATAACTTCAGAGCGAAATTGCATCAAAAAGAATGGTGGGAGTTGGACAGTGATCTCACCTCTTATCCCTTTGAAACCTTCTTTTCATCTGTGTACATATTTCCATTTCCTGGGATCTAAATGCCAATTCACAGAAATATGATACCGATTCTCTGTTGACAAAAATGCTTCAAAACGACTGTTTTTCAAAGATTGAACAATCTAAAGTCAGTTCTATTCATTTGTGTGAAGCCCACTAAAATAAGATAAACTGATCAATTTACAATTTACACCCAGAAACACGCTAATATGAATTAATTAGAATCACATAGCTGAAATCGTGACAAACTATCCAACTGTTTATAGGACATGCCTAGAAGAACCGTTATTCTACTTCCAAGCAAAACACCCCATACTTGTGCAGTATCCTGTATTGTCTTCTTACGAAATGCTTACATTTAAACTTTCAAATTcgtgaaacaaaatcagaaactcCTGTATGTTCAAAAAAATTTCTGTTGCTCCAACAGACATCGGAGGATTTCAAACACCGCTGTATAATCTAACAGTGAGCAAAGATTTTTAATTTGTCCAACATGATGCCATTTTAATTTACGCAGTCGAGAGAAATTGCACATAGGGTAGCAAAGTGTGAACAATCCATTTAAGGATGCATGAATTTGGCCTCACCTCTTTGATTACAGAGTTGCTGTAATATTCAGGCTGATTCATTCCCGTGCTTTTGTTTCTAATGGACTCGTTTCTGATGCAATTCTTGGTTTGTTATTGTTTTTAGGGTTTTGAATTCTCCCTTTGCAGATTGTAATGTTGAGCCTAACTCGTAACGAAACCTTTGAGAAAGTGGATCTCCCCCAAAAACCTCAACATATTTCAAGGGTATCTGAAGATTTCTACTCGTCTTTTGAATATCACTCCGAGCGTACCTTGTTTGAACGCAACAACAAACATCGAAGCAAGAGTGATGATTATCCACAGCATTTCTGCTTTTACGAATCTTCACAGCGAGGGCAATTAAACTTGCGAAAAGACTGACAGAAATTACTCCTAATGCGATGACCAATGAAAGGCTGAGATCAGAAGTAAACCCGAGGCTTTCAGATGAGTCACTGATACTGGAAAATGCTTTGGTGTCACCATCGATCACACATAAGATGAGAGTGACTGTGGCAGAAAGTGATGGTGATCCATTATCTTTTACTAGAATCACCAAACTTTGGTGAGCGACATCTTTATTTGCAAGATGGCGGATTGTGCAAATCTCTCCTGAGTCTGGTGAAATAGCAAAGAGGTTATTCTGGCTAGTTTGAAACATCGAATAAGAACGGTGAGCGTTCTGGCCGGCGTCAGCGTCGTGGCGGATACTTTGGTAACCAAGTAGCCAGGTTCGGCAAACCTGGATATTGTGTCTGTTACTGTTGACCCAAACTCGGCTAATGGCTGTACGAAAGTTGGAACATTGTCATTCTGATCAAGGATAATAATATTCACTGAAACATTATTCGCGAGCGGTGGTATACCAGAGTCCATGACCTGTGCTTGGATTTGAAGGTTTTTCAATTTCTCGAAGTCAAAAGATCTCTGGGCGAATATGACACCAGTCTCTGAGTTAATAGAGACGTAAGTGGATGCTGAAGCGTTGTGAACTTGAGTCTCCAGCATTGAGTATTTAAGTCGAGCGTTTAATCCTACATCTGGATCAAAGGCTGTGATGGAAAATATAGACGCACCAATAACGTTGGTCTCCATGACGTTTGCCGTGTCGGAAGATTGCGCGAACGGTGGCTCGTTGTCATTTACATTGGAAATCTCTACCCGAAAGGTTTTCTCGGATGTTAGAGGATTTCCTGCATCCGTACATGTTATACTGACGTCATAATTGGAGGTATTTTCATGATCCTTTGGATGATGAACGAATATTCCATAATAATTCTTTAAAGAGGAATCCAAGTTAACTGGTAGGTCATTTGAAACTTGACAATTTACCTCCCCGTTTCTGCCCGAATCTTTATCTGTTGCACTGAACAGAGCAAGTACAGTCCCAACTGGTGCATTGTCTGAAACTGTGCGAGAC encodes:
- the LOC140492294 gene encoding LOW QUALITY PROTEIN: protocadherin-10-like (The sequence of the model RefSeq protein was modified relative to this genomic sequence to represent the inferred CDS: inserted 4 bases in 3 codons; deleted 1 base in 1 codon) yields the protein MRRKRYWLQNFKLLYCVLSSWNLVFAQIRYTIPEELXTFVGNIAEDLGLDIKQLSARNFRIVPWLRKQYMDINLDTGILFVKKIIDREEICGSSLSCVLTLDGLLENPLNLCQVAVEILDVNDNAPDFPKRQLRLKIPELSMPGTRYPLESAHDPDIGTNTVQNYELLPNNNFIRGVQIRDGEKLPTPPLQSSLDREKESSQXLTLIAKDGGVPVKSGTVHVTIKVKDTNDNAPVFSQSTYRVSLLETAPAGTQVIILSATDLDDGPNGDIAYSLSSHTSGRSQKLFGVDSKSGEIKVKGKLDYEEIAAFSTDVQAIDGGTEAVPAHCDVLANIIDVHDNPPEVTLTSLSRTVSDNAPVGTVLALFSATDKDSGRNGEVNCQVSNDLPVNLDSSLKNYYGIFVHHPKDHENTSNYDVSITCTDAGNPLTSEKTFRVEISNVNDNEPPFAQSSDTANVMETNVIGASIFSITAFDPDVGLNARLKYSMLETQVHNASASTYVSINSETGVIFAQRSFDFEKLKNLQIQAQVMDSGIPPLANNVSVNIIILDQNDNVPTFVQPLAEFGSTVTDTISRFAEPGYLVTKVSAXDADAGQNAHRSYSMFQTSQNNLFAISPDSGEICTIRHLANKDVAHQSLVILVKDNGSPSLSATVTLILCVIDGDTKAFSSISDSSESLGFTSDLSLSLVIALGVISVSLFASLIALAVKIRKSRNAVDNHHSCFDVCCCVQTRYARSDIQKTSRNLQIPLKYVEVFGGDPLSQRFRYELGSTLQSAKGEFKTLKTITNQELHQKRVH